One stretch of Nicotiana tabacum cultivar K326 chromosome 18, ASM71507v2, whole genome shotgun sequence DNA includes these proteins:
- the LOC107766340 gene encoding uncharacterized protein LOC107766340 isoform X2, whose amino-acid sequence MNRLFLVTFSSLNKMANPNNVELEAAKLLHKLIQESKDEPTKLATKLYEILRHMRSHGKGNSIPFKVVARAVETLVKQHSLDIEALASSHLPMTVGAQVGEVATSQVAGSLQRVEVTRNMTVNFLGNEMVKADVYASNSAVSGSSGSGHGIYRVSGTHISGHPRSATEATQDKGDAMQPGILFDMFNSFEIGQYQPAAVATLDNGDTMQFDAFFDMQDFFEFGQPLSATKDKGDANLVDSNQTTTTSIADNRRHSPNLDDDVARSLPGLELGIGTQIVQLGSEHHQVDDVEVDARDLQRNVVHADLEKQNKTKRIKREYGITLEVLKQHFGKKLTDAANSLGVARTTLKRICRDYEIYRWPRVKSRKHNCSLSQAELLQVVDRQPSDSGPRHQQYVDFSPGSGPKSATNSKELHVTMQSENFISVKVTYGNRTVRFPLSFSSGKRDLEEEVEKRIKLVGNSSIRYEDEEKDFILITCDSDLHYAMHTLRSLGRTIIKMLVEIEPDYNHIIDSC is encoded by the exons TCTGAACAAGATGGCTAATCCAAATAATGTTGAGCTGGAGGCAGCAAAGCTTCTGCATAAGCTTATCCAAGAGTCTAAAGACGAGCCGACAAAATTGGCTACAAAGCTTTATGAG ATTTTACGACATATGAGATCCCACGGGAAGGGAAACTCAATCCCCTTTAAAGTAGTAGCAAG AGCTGTGGAGACTCTTGTCAAGCAACATAGTCTGGATATTGAAGCTTTAGCATCATCACATCTTCCTATGACCGTGGGAGCACAAGTAGGAGAAGTTGCAACGTCACAAGTAGCTG GTTCTTTACAGAGGGTTGAGGTCACAAGAAACATGACAGTAAATTTTCTGGGAAATGAGATGGTTAAAGCAGATGTATACGCTTCTAACAGTGCAGTTAGTGGTTCAAGTGGCAGCGGACATGGTATTTATCGAGTATCTGGAACCCATATAAGTG GTCATCCTCGATCAGCTACAGAGGCTACACAGGATAAAGGAGATGCAATGCAACCTGGTATCCTATTTGACATGTTCAATTCTTTTGAAATAGGCCAATATCAACCAGCCGCAGTGGCTACACTGGATAATGGAGATACAATGCAATTTGATGCATTTTTTGACATGCAAGACTTTTTTGAGTTTGGCCAACCTCTATCAGCTACAAAGGATAAAGGAGATGCAAATCTTGTAGACTCGAATCAAACAACTACAACCAGTATTGCTGATAACAGAAGACATTCTCCTAATTTAGACGATGATGTTGCTAGATCTCTACCCGGATTGGAATTGGGGATAGGGACACAGATTGTGCAGCTAGGTTCAGAACATCATCAAGTGGATGATGTAGAAGTTGATGCGAGGGACCTCCAAAGGAATGTAGTGCATGCTGATTTGGAGAAGCAAAACAAGACGAAGAGGATAAAAAGAGAATACGGAATTACTCTGGAGGTTCTAAAGCAACATTTTGGGAAGAAGCTTACTGATGCTGCTAACAGCTTAGGGG TTGCACGAACTACATTGAAGCGCATATGTAGAGACTATGAGATTTACCGGTGGCCACGTGttaaatcaagaaagcataattGCTCCCTCTCTCAAGCGGAGTTACTACAAGTTGTTGATAGACAACCTTCAGATTCTGGTCCTAGACACCAACAATATGTTGATTTTTCTCCTGGAAGTGGCCCAAAATCCGCAACAAATTCGAAGGAATTGCATGTTACCATGCAAAGTGAGAATTTCATAAGCGTTAAGGTAACTTATGGAAATCGAACAGTGAGGTTCCCACTCTCATTTTCATCAGGGAAAAGGGAtttggaagaagaagtagaaaagaGAATAAAGTTAGTTGGAAATTCGTCGATCAGGTATGAAGATGAAGAGAAAGATTTTATATTGATAACTTGTGATTCGGACTTGCACTATGCAATGCACACATTAAGATCATTAGGTAGGACCATCATAAAGATGTTGGTGGAGATTGAACCTGACTACAATCACATAATTGACTCCTGTTAA
- the LOC107766340 gene encoding uncharacterized protein LOC107766340 isoform X4 — MLSWRQQSFCISLSKSLKTSRQNWLQSFMRCVYISYVVFLTKFEQFTCIFVLLMTQILRHMRSHGKGNSIPFKVVARAVETLVKQHSLDIEALASSHLPMTVGAQVGEVATSQVAGSLQRVEVTRNMTVNFLGNEMVKADVYASNSAVSGSSGSGHGIYRVSGTHISGQYQPAAVATLDNGDTMQFDAFFDMQDFFEFGQPLSATKDKGDANLVDSNQTTTTSIADNRRHSPNLDDDVARSLPGLELGIGTQIVQLGSEHHQVDDVEVDARDLQRNVVHADLEKQNKTKRIKREYGITLEVLKQHFGKKLTDAANSLGVARTTLKRICRDYEIYRWPRVKSRKHNCSLSQAELLQVVDRQPSDSGPRHQQYVDFSPGSGPKSATNSKELHVTMQSENFISVKVTYGNRTVRFPLSFSSGKRDLEEEVEKRIKLVGNSSIRYEDEEKDFILITCDSDLHYAMHTLRSLGRTIIKMLVEIEPDYNHIIDSC, encoded by the exons ATGTTGAGCTGGAGGCAGCAAAGCTTCTGCATAAGCTTATCCAAGAGTCTAAAGACGAGCCGACAAAATTGGCTACAAAGCTTTATGAGGTGTGTTTACATCTCTTATGTTgtatttcttaccaaatttgaGCAATTTACCTGTATTTTTGTGCTACTCATGACTCAGATTTTACGACATATGAGATCCCACGGGAAGGGAAACTCAATCCCCTTTAAAGTAGTAGCAAG AGCTGTGGAGACTCTTGTCAAGCAACATAGTCTGGATATTGAAGCTTTAGCATCATCACATCTTCCTATGACCGTGGGAGCACAAGTAGGAGAAGTTGCAACGTCACAAGTAGCTG GTTCTTTACAGAGGGTTGAGGTCACAAGAAACATGACAGTAAATTTTCTGGGAAATGAGATGGTTAAAGCAGATGTATACGCTTCTAACAGTGCAGTTAGTGGTTCAAGTGGCAGCGGACATGGTATTTATCGAGTATCTGGAACCCATATAAGTG GCCAATATCAACCAGCCGCAGTGGCTACACTGGATAATGGAGATACAATGCAATTTGATGCATTTTTTGACATGCAAGACTTTTTTGAGTTTGGCCAACCTCTATCAGCTACAAAGGATAAAGGAGATGCAAATCTTGTAGACTCGAATCAAACAACTACAACCAGTATTGCTGATAACAGAAGACATTCTCCTAATTTAGACGATGATGTTGCTAGATCTCTACCCGGATTGGAATTGGGGATAGGGACACAGATTGTGCAGCTAGGTTCAGAACATCATCAAGTGGATGATGTAGAAGTTGATGCGAGGGACCTCCAAAGGAATGTAGTGCATGCTGATTTGGAGAAGCAAAACAAGACGAAGAGGATAAAAAGAGAATACGGAATTACTCTGGAGGTTCTAAAGCAACATTTTGGGAAGAAGCTTACTGATGCTGCTAACAGCTTAGGGG TTGCACGAACTACATTGAAGCGCATATGTAGAGACTATGAGATTTACCGGTGGCCACGTGttaaatcaagaaagcataattGCTCCCTCTCTCAAGCGGAGTTACTACAAGTTGTTGATAGACAACCTTCAGATTCTGGTCCTAGACACCAACAATATGTTGATTTTTCTCCTGGAAGTGGCCCAAAATCCGCAACAAATTCGAAGGAATTGCATGTTACCATGCAAAGTGAGAATTTCATAAGCGTTAAGGTAACTTATGGAAATCGAACAGTGAGGTTCCCACTCTCATTTTCATCAGGGAAAAGGGAtttggaagaagaagtagaaaagaGAATAAAGTTAGTTGGAAATTCGTCGATCAGGTATGAAGATGAAGAGAAAGATTTTATATTGATAACTTGTGATTCGGACTTGCACTATGCAATGCACACATTAAGATCATTAGGTAGGACCATCATAAAGATGTTGGTGGAGATTGAACCTGACTACAATCACATAATTGACTCCTGTTAA
- the LOC107766340 gene encoding uncharacterized protein LOC107766340 isoform X1: MLSWRQQSFCISLSKSLKTSRQNWLQSFMRCVYISYVVFLTKFEQFTCIFVLLMTQILRHMRSHGKGNSIPFKVVARAVETLVKQHSLDIEALASSHLPMTVGAQVGEVATSQVAGSLQRVEVTRNMTVNFLGNEMVKADVYASNSAVSGSSGSGHGIYRVSGTHISGHPRSATEATQDKGDAMQPGILFDMFNSFEIGQYQPAAVATLDNGDTMQFDAFFDMQDFFEFGQPLSATKDKGDANLVDSNQTTTTSIADNRRHSPNLDDDVARSLPGLELGIGTQIVQLGSEHHQVDDVEVDARDLQRNVVHADLEKQNKTKRIKREYGITLEVLKQHFGKKLTDAANSLGVARTTLKRICRDYEIYRWPRVKSRKHNCSLSQAELLQVVDRQPSDSGPRHQQYVDFSPGSGPKSATNSKELHVTMQSENFISVKVTYGNRTVRFPLSFSSGKRDLEEEVEKRIKLVGNSSIRYEDEEKDFILITCDSDLHYAMHTLRSLGRTIIKMLVEIEPDYNHIIDSC, translated from the exons ATGTTGAGCTGGAGGCAGCAAAGCTTCTGCATAAGCTTATCCAAGAGTCTAAAGACGAGCCGACAAAATTGGCTACAAAGCTTTATGAGGTGTGTTTACATCTCTTATGTTgtatttcttaccaaatttgaGCAATTTACCTGTATTTTTGTGCTACTCATGACTCAGATTTTACGACATATGAGATCCCACGGGAAGGGAAACTCAATCCCCTTTAAAGTAGTAGCAAG AGCTGTGGAGACTCTTGTCAAGCAACATAGTCTGGATATTGAAGCTTTAGCATCATCACATCTTCCTATGACCGTGGGAGCACAAGTAGGAGAAGTTGCAACGTCACAAGTAGCTG GTTCTTTACAGAGGGTTGAGGTCACAAGAAACATGACAGTAAATTTTCTGGGAAATGAGATGGTTAAAGCAGATGTATACGCTTCTAACAGTGCAGTTAGTGGTTCAAGTGGCAGCGGACATGGTATTTATCGAGTATCTGGAACCCATATAAGTG GTCATCCTCGATCAGCTACAGAGGCTACACAGGATAAAGGAGATGCAATGCAACCTGGTATCCTATTTGACATGTTCAATTCTTTTGAAATAGGCCAATATCAACCAGCCGCAGTGGCTACACTGGATAATGGAGATACAATGCAATTTGATGCATTTTTTGACATGCAAGACTTTTTTGAGTTTGGCCAACCTCTATCAGCTACAAAGGATAAAGGAGATGCAAATCTTGTAGACTCGAATCAAACAACTACAACCAGTATTGCTGATAACAGAAGACATTCTCCTAATTTAGACGATGATGTTGCTAGATCTCTACCCGGATTGGAATTGGGGATAGGGACACAGATTGTGCAGCTAGGTTCAGAACATCATCAAGTGGATGATGTAGAAGTTGATGCGAGGGACCTCCAAAGGAATGTAGTGCATGCTGATTTGGAGAAGCAAAACAAGACGAAGAGGATAAAAAGAGAATACGGAATTACTCTGGAGGTTCTAAAGCAACATTTTGGGAAGAAGCTTACTGATGCTGCTAACAGCTTAGGGG TTGCACGAACTACATTGAAGCGCATATGTAGAGACTATGAGATTTACCGGTGGCCACGTGttaaatcaagaaagcataattGCTCCCTCTCTCAAGCGGAGTTACTACAAGTTGTTGATAGACAACCTTCAGATTCTGGTCCTAGACACCAACAATATGTTGATTTTTCTCCTGGAAGTGGCCCAAAATCCGCAACAAATTCGAAGGAATTGCATGTTACCATGCAAAGTGAGAATTTCATAAGCGTTAAGGTAACTTATGGAAATCGAACAGTGAGGTTCCCACTCTCATTTTCATCAGGGAAAAGGGAtttggaagaagaagtagaaaagaGAATAAAGTTAGTTGGAAATTCGTCGATCAGGTATGAAGATGAAGAGAAAGATTTTATATTGATAACTTGTGATTCGGACTTGCACTATGCAATGCACACATTAAGATCATTAGGTAGGACCATCATAAAGATGTTGGTGGAGATTGAACCTGACTACAATCACATAATTGACTCCTGTTAA
- the LOC107766340 gene encoding uncharacterized protein LOC107766340 isoform X3, with the protein MANPNNVELEAAKLLHKLIQESKDEPTKLATKLYEILRHMRSHGKGNSIPFKVVARAVETLVKQHSLDIEALASSHLPMTVGAQVGEVATSQVAGSLQRVEVTRNMTVNFLGNEMVKADVYASNSAVSGSSGSGHGIYRVSGTHISGHPRSATEATQDKGDAMQPGILFDMFNSFEIGQYQPAAVATLDNGDTMQFDAFFDMQDFFEFGQPLSATKDKGDANLVDSNQTTTTSIADNRRHSPNLDDDVARSLPGLELGIGTQIVQLGSEHHQVDDVEVDARDLQRNVVHADLEKQNKTKRIKREYGITLEVLKQHFGKKLTDAANSLGVARTTLKRICRDYEIYRWPRVKSRKHNCSLSQAELLQVVDRQPSDSGPRHQQYVDFSPGSGPKSATNSKELHVTMQSENFISVKVTYGNRTVRFPLSFSSGKRDLEEEVEKRIKLVGNSSIRYEDEEKDFILITCDSDLHYAMHTLRSLGRTIIKMLVEIEPDYNHIIDSC; encoded by the exons ATGGCTAATCCAAATAATGTTGAGCTGGAGGCAGCAAAGCTTCTGCATAAGCTTATCCAAGAGTCTAAAGACGAGCCGACAAAATTGGCTACAAAGCTTTATGAG ATTTTACGACATATGAGATCCCACGGGAAGGGAAACTCAATCCCCTTTAAAGTAGTAGCAAG AGCTGTGGAGACTCTTGTCAAGCAACATAGTCTGGATATTGAAGCTTTAGCATCATCACATCTTCCTATGACCGTGGGAGCACAAGTAGGAGAAGTTGCAACGTCACAAGTAGCTG GTTCTTTACAGAGGGTTGAGGTCACAAGAAACATGACAGTAAATTTTCTGGGAAATGAGATGGTTAAAGCAGATGTATACGCTTCTAACAGTGCAGTTAGTGGTTCAAGTGGCAGCGGACATGGTATTTATCGAGTATCTGGAACCCATATAAGTG GTCATCCTCGATCAGCTACAGAGGCTACACAGGATAAAGGAGATGCAATGCAACCTGGTATCCTATTTGACATGTTCAATTCTTTTGAAATAGGCCAATATCAACCAGCCGCAGTGGCTACACTGGATAATGGAGATACAATGCAATTTGATGCATTTTTTGACATGCAAGACTTTTTTGAGTTTGGCCAACCTCTATCAGCTACAAAGGATAAAGGAGATGCAAATCTTGTAGACTCGAATCAAACAACTACAACCAGTATTGCTGATAACAGAAGACATTCTCCTAATTTAGACGATGATGTTGCTAGATCTCTACCCGGATTGGAATTGGGGATAGGGACACAGATTGTGCAGCTAGGTTCAGAACATCATCAAGTGGATGATGTAGAAGTTGATGCGAGGGACCTCCAAAGGAATGTAGTGCATGCTGATTTGGAGAAGCAAAACAAGACGAAGAGGATAAAAAGAGAATACGGAATTACTCTGGAGGTTCTAAAGCAACATTTTGGGAAGAAGCTTACTGATGCTGCTAACAGCTTAGGGG TTGCACGAACTACATTGAAGCGCATATGTAGAGACTATGAGATTTACCGGTGGCCACGTGttaaatcaagaaagcataattGCTCCCTCTCTCAAGCGGAGTTACTACAAGTTGTTGATAGACAACCTTCAGATTCTGGTCCTAGACACCAACAATATGTTGATTTTTCTCCTGGAAGTGGCCCAAAATCCGCAACAAATTCGAAGGAATTGCATGTTACCATGCAAAGTGAGAATTTCATAAGCGTTAAGGTAACTTATGGAAATCGAACAGTGAGGTTCCCACTCTCATTTTCATCAGGGAAAAGGGAtttggaagaagaagtagaaaagaGAATAAAGTTAGTTGGAAATTCGTCGATCAGGTATGAAGATGAAGAGAAAGATTTTATATTGATAACTTGTGATTCGGACTTGCACTATGCAATGCACACATTAAGATCATTAGGTAGGACCATCATAAAGATGTTGGTGGAGATTGAACCTGACTACAATCACATAATTGACTCCTGTTAA
- the LOC107766340 gene encoding uncharacterized protein LOC107766340 isoform X5, translated as MLSWRQQSFCISLSKSLKTSRQNWLQSFMRAVETLVKQHSLDIEALASSHLPMTVGAQVGEVATSQVAGSLQRVEVTRNMTVNFLGNEMVKADVYASNSAVSGSSGSGHGIYRVSGTHISGHPRSATEATQDKGDAMQPGILFDMFNSFEIGQYQPAAVATLDNGDTMQFDAFFDMQDFFEFGQPLSATKDKGDANLVDSNQTTTTSIADNRRHSPNLDDDVARSLPGLELGIGTQIVQLGSEHHQVDDVEVDARDLQRNVVHADLEKQNKTKRIKREYGITLEVLKQHFGKKLTDAANSLGVARTTLKRICRDYEIYRWPRVKSRKHNCSLSQAELLQVVDRQPSDSGPRHQQYVDFSPGSGPKSATNSKELHVTMQSENFISVKVTYGNRTVRFPLSFSSGKRDLEEEVEKRIKLVGNSSIRYEDEEKDFILITCDSDLHYAMHTLRSLGRTIIKMLVEIEPDYNHIIDSC; from the exons ATGTTGAGCTGGAGGCAGCAAAGCTTCTGCATAAGCTTATCCAAGAGTCTAAAGACGAGCCGACAAAATTGGCTACAAAGCTTTATGAG AGCTGTGGAGACTCTTGTCAAGCAACATAGTCTGGATATTGAAGCTTTAGCATCATCACATCTTCCTATGACCGTGGGAGCACAAGTAGGAGAAGTTGCAACGTCACAAGTAGCTG GTTCTTTACAGAGGGTTGAGGTCACAAGAAACATGACAGTAAATTTTCTGGGAAATGAGATGGTTAAAGCAGATGTATACGCTTCTAACAGTGCAGTTAGTGGTTCAAGTGGCAGCGGACATGGTATTTATCGAGTATCTGGAACCCATATAAGTG GTCATCCTCGATCAGCTACAGAGGCTACACAGGATAAAGGAGATGCAATGCAACCTGGTATCCTATTTGACATGTTCAATTCTTTTGAAATAGGCCAATATCAACCAGCCGCAGTGGCTACACTGGATAATGGAGATACAATGCAATTTGATGCATTTTTTGACATGCAAGACTTTTTTGAGTTTGGCCAACCTCTATCAGCTACAAAGGATAAAGGAGATGCAAATCTTGTAGACTCGAATCAAACAACTACAACCAGTATTGCTGATAACAGAAGACATTCTCCTAATTTAGACGATGATGTTGCTAGATCTCTACCCGGATTGGAATTGGGGATAGGGACACAGATTGTGCAGCTAGGTTCAGAACATCATCAAGTGGATGATGTAGAAGTTGATGCGAGGGACCTCCAAAGGAATGTAGTGCATGCTGATTTGGAGAAGCAAAACAAGACGAAGAGGATAAAAAGAGAATACGGAATTACTCTGGAGGTTCTAAAGCAACATTTTGGGAAGAAGCTTACTGATGCTGCTAACAGCTTAGGGG TTGCACGAACTACATTGAAGCGCATATGTAGAGACTATGAGATTTACCGGTGGCCACGTGttaaatcaagaaagcataattGCTCCCTCTCTCAAGCGGAGTTACTACAAGTTGTTGATAGACAACCTTCAGATTCTGGTCCTAGACACCAACAATATGTTGATTTTTCTCCTGGAAGTGGCCCAAAATCCGCAACAAATTCGAAGGAATTGCATGTTACCATGCAAAGTGAGAATTTCATAAGCGTTAAGGTAACTTATGGAAATCGAACAGTGAGGTTCCCACTCTCATTTTCATCAGGGAAAAGGGAtttggaagaagaagtagaaaagaGAATAAAGTTAGTTGGAAATTCGTCGATCAGGTATGAAGATGAAGAGAAAGATTTTATATTGATAACTTGTGATTCGGACTTGCACTATGCAATGCACACATTAAGATCATTAGGTAGGACCATCATAAAGATGTTGGTGGAGATTGAACCTGACTACAATCACATAATTGACTCCTGTTAA